Proteins encoded within one genomic window of Bradyrhizobium sp. AZCC 1719:
- a CDS encoding IS481 family transposase: MGWKETCTVEERMRFMVAVEKGEESFAAICRRFGVSRRIGYKWLARFEEEGAAGLLDRSRAPLHHPQAIAPDLAERCLEVRRAHPTWGPVKVRAYLERCTPKTDWPAASTIGELFDREGLTVKRRLRRRSPPSSAPFAHCEAANDVWCIDFKGWFLTGDGERCEPLTITDAHSRYLLRCQALPHTDADHVWPVLDAAFREFGLPHYMRSDNGSPFASRGAGGLSKLSVKLIKAGVTPERIAPGKPQQNGRHERMHLTLLQEVANPPAHSMREQLKRLRAFQQLYNEERPHQALGNATPAERYQASTRRFDGILRSPEYDDQEVRWVRHNGEIKLDGKFVYINAALVGEPVGLAESDGCWTVSYGPIMLGTIAYRSDELRKPKRKGCGLGDNAARCPQGPQPQQQQT, translated from the coding sequence ATGGGGTGGAAGGAGACCTGTACCGTGGAAGAGCGGATGCGGTTTATGGTGGCGGTTGAGAAGGGCGAGGAATCGTTTGCGGCAATCTGCCGGCGGTTCGGAGTGAGCCGGCGGATCGGGTACAAGTGGCTGGCGCGCTTTGAGGAGGAAGGGGCTGCCGGCCTGCTCGACCGTTCGCGGGCTCCGCTGCACCACCCGCAAGCGATTGCGCCGGACCTTGCCGAGCGCTGCCTGGAGGTGCGGCGCGCGCATCCGACTTGGGGGCCGGTGAAGGTGCGGGCCTATCTGGAACGGTGCACGCCCAAGACAGATTGGCCGGCGGCGAGCACGATTGGAGAGCTGTTCGATCGCGAGGGGCTGACGGTAAAGCGCAGGCTGCGCCGGCGCAGCCCGCCATCGAGTGCGCCCTTTGCCCATTGTGAGGCCGCCAACGACGTCTGGTGCATCGATTTCAAGGGCTGGTTCCTGACGGGCGACGGCGAGCGGTGTGAACCGCTGACGATCACCGATGCCCATAGCCGCTATCTTCTGCGTTGCCAGGCCCTGCCTCACACGGACGCCGATCATGTCTGGCCGGTACTTGATGCAGCGTTCCGCGAGTTCGGGCTGCCCCATTACATGCGGTCGGACAATGGCTCCCCCTTTGCGTCACGCGGCGCTGGCGGACTGTCAAAGCTGTCGGTGAAGCTGATCAAGGCCGGCGTCACGCCGGAACGCATTGCCCCCGGCAAGCCGCAGCAGAACGGCCGCCATGAGCGCATGCATCTCACGCTGTTGCAGGAGGTGGCCAACCCGCCGGCACACAGCATGCGCGAACAGCTCAAGCGACTGCGTGCCTTCCAGCAACTTTACAACGAAGAACGTCCTCACCAGGCGCTCGGCAATGCTACGCCTGCCGAGCGTTACCAGGCTTCAACGCGCCGTTTTGATGGCATTCTGCGCTCGCCGGAATATGACGACCAGGAAGTCCGCTGGGTTCGCCACAATGGAGAGATCAAACTCGATGGCAAGTTCGTCTACATCAACGCGGCTCTGGTGGGGGAGCCGGTTGGTCTGGCTGAATCGGACGGCTGTTGGACCGTCAGCTACGGCCCGATCATGCTCGGCACCATCGCCTATCGGAGCGATGAACTCCGAAAACCAAAGCGCAAGGGCTGTGGACTTGGGGACAACGCTGCGCGTTGCCCCCAGGGCCCACAGCCCCAGCAACAACAGACCTGA